From the Carya illinoinensis cultivar Pawnee chromosome 4, C.illinoinensisPawnee_v1, whole genome shotgun sequence genome, one window contains:
- the LOC122307936 gene encoding vesicle-associated membrane protein 711-like has product MGILYGMVARGYVVLAEFSAVPTNARDIARQVLGRAQQGIEDSNTSYSHDRYIFHVKRTDGLTVLCMADDAFGRRIPFAFLEDIHQKFVKTYGRAILSAPFYAMNEEFSRILSQEMDRYSNDANADRLNRLKGEMSQVRSVMIDNIEKVLEKGDRLALLVEKTTTLQGNAVRFKRQSRRFKNTLWWRNVKLTFALVFALLIIIYVVLAFFCRGPLLPSCLK; this is encoded by the exons ATGGGGATATTGTATGGCATGGTGGCCAGGGGTTACGTGGTGTTGGCGGAGTTCAGCGCCGTGCCGACGAACGCCAGAGACATAGCGAGGCAGGTTCTGGGGAGGGCACAGCAGGGAATCGAAGATAGCAATACCTCCTATTCCCATGATCGTTATATTTTTCACGTGAAAAGGACCGACGGCCTCACCGTTCTTTGCATGGCCGACGACGCCTTTGGac GGAGAATCccgtttgcatttcttgaagaTATCCATCAAAagtttgtgaaaacttatgggcgTGCGATTCTCTCTGCTCCATTCTATGCCATGAATGAAGAATTCTCAAGAATCTTGAGCCAAGAGATGGACCGTTACTCAAATGATGCAAATGCCGATAGATTAAATCGTTTGAAGGGTGAAATGAGTCAG GTGCGAAGCGTCAtgattgataatattgaaaaagtgTTGGAGAAGGGTGACCGTTTGGCATTGCTGGTTGAGAAAACTACGACATTGCAAGGGAACGCAGTTCGCTTCAAAAGGCAATCCCGTCGTTTTAAAAACACTCTATGGTGGAGAAATGTCAAGCTCAC GTTTGCCTTGGTATTTGCTCTCTTGATCATCATCTATGTTGTGCTTGCATTTTTCTGTCGAGGCCCCCTGCTGCCTTCTTGCTTGAAGTAA